A single genomic interval of Flavihumibacter rivuli harbors:
- the xerD gene encoding site-specific tyrosine recombinase XerD: protein MWASYKKGFKAWLQLEKSLSDNSVEAYLRDLDKLTQFLEMKQWVMPPGQLELSHLQEFIRWVAEIGMTATSQARILSGLRSFYKYCQIEQVSQNDPTLLLDSPKLKRALPDVLSFEEIEQVIGAIDRSKAEGERNKAILETMYSCGLRVSEVVGLKISCLYLDMGFIRVIGKGDKERLVPIGSNAIKQLRLYLGTIRNHYPPVKGNEDIVFLNRRGGQLSRVMIFLLIKDLAKKAGINKSISPHTFRHSFATHLVEGGADLRAVQEMLGHESITTTEIYTHLDREYLRSTLHQFHPAFRK, encoded by the coding sequence ATGTGGGCTTCATACAAAAAAGGGTTTAAGGCCTGGCTGCAACTGGAAAAGTCCTTGTCCGACAATTCCGTTGAAGCCTACCTGCGCGACCTGGATAAACTCACCCAGTTCCTGGAGATGAAACAATGGGTCATGCCTCCCGGCCAATTGGAGCTTTCCCATTTACAGGAATTCATCCGCTGGGTCGCTGAAATTGGCATGACGGCCACCTCGCAGGCCAGGATCCTTTCCGGGTTAAGGAGTTTTTACAAATATTGCCAGATCGAACAGGTCAGTCAAAACGACCCCACCCTGCTGCTGGATTCACCCAAGCTTAAAAGGGCATTGCCTGACGTGTTGAGTTTTGAAGAGATAGAACAGGTCATTGGAGCCATCGACCGCAGCAAGGCTGAAGGGGAAAGAAATAAAGCCATCCTGGAAACCATGTACAGCTGCGGACTAAGGGTGAGCGAGGTAGTGGGATTGAAGATCTCCTGCCTCTATCTCGACATGGGCTTCATCAGGGTGATCGGAAAGGGAGATAAAGAAAGGCTGGTGCCGATCGGCAGCAATGCCATTAAACAATTGCGGCTTTACCTGGGCACTATCAGGAACCATTACCCTCCCGTGAAAGGCAATGAGGATATCGTTTTCCTCAACCGCAGGGGCGGACAGCTGAGTAGGGTGATGATCTTTCTCCTGATCAAGGACCTGGCTAAAAAAGCCGGCATCAATAAAAGTATATCTCCACATACTTTCAGGCATTCCTTCGCCACACACCTGGTAGAAGGCGGTGCCGACCTGAGGGCCGTACAGGAAATGCTCGGGCATGAAAGCATTACCACTACTGAGATCTATACCCATCTCGACAGGGAATACCTGCGCTCTACCTTACACCA
- a CDS encoding YkgJ family cysteine cluster protein — protein MTSSTNPRAVNLRQFAKQVKDNKSKLRRFLTKIENVRPRGLDQLTPVIEQQVWAEVDCLTCANCCKKMSPTFNKKDLERISAYLGMSVEAFKEKWLYYDKKDGDWMNVKQPCQFLDKQTNMCSIYEVRPADCAGFPHLTKKKMADYIHVHKQNIEYCPATYKMVEKLKATLPLK, from the coding sequence ATGACATCAAGCACCAATCCCCGTGCCGTTAACCTGAGGCAATTTGCTAAGCAGGTAAAGGATAATAAGAGTAAGTTACGCAGGTTCCTCACTAAAATTGAAAATGTAAGGCCGAGGGGGCTTGATCAACTGACGCCGGTCATTGAGCAACAGGTTTGGGCAGAAGTGGATTGCCTCACCTGCGCCAATTGCTGCAAAAAGATGAGCCCGACTTTCAATAAGAAGGATCTCGAACGTATTTCGGCTTACCTGGGAATGAGTGTGGAAGCGTTCAAGGAGAAGTGGTTGTACTACGATAAGAAAGATGGCGACTGGATGAATGTAAAGCAGCCCTGCCAGTTCCTCGACAAGCAAACCAATATGTGCAGCATATACGAAGTGAGACCCGCTGATTGCGCAGGCTTCCCCCATCTTACCAAGAAGAAAATGGCGGACTATATACATGTGCACAAACAGAATATTGAATACTGCCCGGCAACCTATAAAATGGTAGAGAAACTTAAGGCAACCCTGCCCCTTAAATGA
- a CDS encoding YraN family protein has protein sequence MGGHIQLGNWGEELACAWLLEHSFTILHRNWRHSHYELDIIASRNGVLHFIEVKTRRGNALGWPEEDVTPRKLNALMNGAIAYLEQHPSWTRIQYDILAINLHSGGHDCYLVEDISL, from the coding sequence ATGGGCGGGCATATTCAATTGGGTAATTGGGGAGAAGAACTGGCTTGCGCCTGGCTACTGGAACATTCTTTCACCATCCTGCACAGGAACTGGCGTCACTCCCACTATGAACTGGATATTATTGCCAGTCGCAATGGGGTATTGCATTTCATAGAAGTAAAGACAAGAAGGGGGAATGCACTGGGCTGGCCGGAGGAAGATGTCACACCAAGGAAGCTGAACGCACTCATGAATGGCGCCATCGCATACCTGGAACAACATCCATCCTGGACAAGGATACAATACGATATCCTCGCCATCAACTTACATTCGGGTGGGCATGACTGTTACCTTGTGGAAGACATTAGCTTGTAA
- the manA gene encoding mannose-6-phosphate isomerase, class I → MEQSKFFKLKGKVQHYQWGGFTYLPQLLSLNNDQQQPFAEYWLGAHVQAPAELDNGSKLDSAVAAHPEWLGARVQDAFGRLPYLLKVLDVKDMLSIQVHPSRESALKGFREENEAGVPLSASNRNYKDDNHKPELMAALGDFWLLHGFRNITSMQSILAAKPELNFLLPVFGEGNYEALYRTVMEMPADEVKGRLDPLLERIIPLYQQGSLDRSNPDFWAARAAITFNQPGQVDRGIFSVYLLNLVQMKRGEAIFQDAGILHAYLEGQNVELMANSDNVLRGGLTPKHIDVPELMKHVRFEPVEPNILAGSAMNEKETAYVTPAKDFELRRIDLEAGEHYSLKAETLDILLVLNGKVLANSGARTVDVEKGAALLLAAGAELRLESATGAEIYHATVPA, encoded by the coding sequence ATGGAACAAAGTAAATTCTTTAAGCTGAAAGGCAAGGTGCAACACTACCAATGGGGTGGTTTCACCTATTTGCCGCAACTCTTATCCTTGAATAATGACCAGCAACAGCCATTTGCTGAATACTGGCTGGGTGCGCATGTTCAGGCGCCTGCGGAACTGGACAATGGGAGCAAACTGGATAGTGCGGTGGCCGCACATCCGGAATGGCTGGGGGCCAGGGTGCAAGATGCTTTTGGCCGACTACCCTATTTGTTGAAAGTATTGGATGTGAAGGATATGCTGAGTATCCAGGTGCACCCAAGCAGGGAGAGCGCCCTCAAGGGATTCAGGGAAGAAAATGAGGCAGGAGTGCCCCTTAGCGCATCAAACAGGAATTATAAGGATGATAACCATAAGCCGGAACTGATGGCAGCGCTGGGTGATTTTTGGCTGCTGCATGGGTTCAGGAATATTACCAGCATGCAGTCGATCCTTGCAGCAAAACCGGAGTTGAATTTTTTATTGCCGGTTTTTGGGGAAGGCAATTATGAAGCTTTGTACAGGACCGTCATGGAAATGCCTGCCGATGAAGTGAAGGGACGATTGGATCCTTTGCTGGAGCGCATTATCCCGCTTTACCAGCAAGGCAGCCTGGATAGGTCGAACCCCGATTTCTGGGCAGCGAGGGCAGCTATCACCTTTAACCAGCCCGGACAAGTGGATAGGGGTATCTTTTCTGTTTACCTGCTCAACCTGGTGCAGATGAAGAGGGGAGAGGCGATCTTCCAGGATGCAGGAATATTACATGCCTATCTCGAAGGCCAGAATGTAGAACTGATGGCCAATTCAGACAATGTCCTGCGCGGTGGACTTACTCCCAAACACATTGATGTACCTGAATTAATGAAGCATGTTCGCTTTGAACCGGTTGAACCGAATATCCTGGCCGGCTCTGCCATGAATGAAAAGGAAACGGCATATGTTACCCCTGCAAAGGATTTCGAATTGAGAAGGATCGATCTTGAAGCCGGGGAACACTACAGCCTGAAAGCGGAGACCCTGGATATTCTATTGGTGTTGAACGGAAAAGTATTAGCAAATTCAGGGGCCAGGACCGTGGATGTGGAAAAGGGGGCTGCCCTTTTATTGGCGGCTGGTGCTGAGTTGCGCCTGGAATCGGCCACGGGAGCGGAAATATACCATGCAACCGTCCCTGCCTGA
- a CDS encoding DUF6580 family putative transport protein, translating to MKLNRSFIVSLVLLIIVAALYRVIPSRPWGFAPHIAMAIFGGAVIRDRKWAFALPVFSMFLSDALYQVLYVNGLSSIPGFYEGQVTNYLMFAGLTLVGFAIRKVSVANVALASLAAPVLYFLVSNFAVWVSGGGFNRPRTMSGLLQCYADGLPFFQGSLMATVFFSAVLFGAYYVVQQKQENKAIA from the coding sequence ATGAAGTTGAACAGATCATTTATTGTTTCGCTTGTTTTATTGATCATCGTAGCAGCACTGTACCGCGTCATCCCTTCCCGTCCCTGGGGATTCGCTCCTCATATTGCCATGGCCATTTTTGGCGGGGCTGTGATCAGGGACCGTAAGTGGGCCTTCGCACTGCCTGTCTTCTCTATGTTCCTGAGTGATGCCCTTTACCAGGTTTTATATGTGAACGGACTTTCCAGCATACCGGGCTTCTATGAAGGACAGGTAACAAATTACCTCATGTTTGCAGGCCTTACCCTTGTGGGCTTCGCTATCAGGAAGGTAAGCGTTGCCAATGTGGCGCTGGCTTCCCTGGCAGCCCCTGTACTCTATTTCCTGGTTTCCAATTTTGCCGTATGGGTATCCGGTGGCGGCTTTAACCGTCCCAGGACAATGTCTGGCCTGCTGCAATGCTATGCTGACGGCCTACCTTTCTTCCAGGGTTCCCTGATGGCTACCGTGTTCTTTAGCGCGGTATTGTTTGGTGCCTATTATGTGGTTCAGCAAAAGCAGGAGAACAAGGCCATTGCATGA
- a CDS encoding cyanophycinase: MRKILFGSLSALAVLTACSKSVAPKAVAQPESGLNAKAPGGSGSIVTYLTGDAADVQTSTSAGLMLMGGSTDVDAAIQWMISKSGGGDAVVIRSSGADGYNAYMYGLGTLNSVETIIIDTRTKALDASVAQKIRNAEMLFIAGGDQWNYVSYWKDTPVEDAINYLINTKKVPVGGTSAGLAILGSAYYTAQNGSVTSAQALGDPYHRYSTIDRDNFINAPLLANTITDSHYTQRDRQGRHISWLARMMKDWGMTTVRGIGVDEQTAVCVEANGLAKVYGTNKAYFLSNNGLGAETCLSRTSLTWNRNQQAVRAYAITGSATGNGSVDLNTWNSFSGGTAYFYFVNNGTLAQN, encoded by the coding sequence ATGAGAAAGATCCTTTTTGGTTCCTTATCCGCCCTTGCCGTATTGACAGCCTGCAGCAAGAGCGTTGCCCCTAAGGCTGTAGCCCAGCCTGAATCAGGCTTGAATGCCAAAGCCCCCGGAGGCTCGGGTTCTATCGTTACCTACCTTACCGGTGATGCAGCTGATGTACAAACCAGCACTTCGGCAGGCCTGATGCTGATGGGAGGTTCAACAGATGTTGATGCCGCTATCCAATGGATGATCAGCAAAAGTGGTGGCGGTGATGCTGTGGTCATCAGGTCATCAGGAGCTGATGGTTACAACGCTTATATGTACGGATTAGGCACCCTCAACTCAGTTGAGACCATCATTATTGATACGCGTACCAAAGCCCTTGATGCATCGGTTGCACAGAAGATCCGCAACGCGGAAATGTTATTCATTGCCGGTGGCGACCAGTGGAATTATGTCAGCTATTGGAAGGATACACCTGTTGAAGATGCCATCAATTACCTGATCAACACCAAGAAAGTACCAGTGGGTGGTACCAGCGCAGGCCTGGCCATTCTCGGATCCGCTTATTATACTGCCCAGAATGGATCCGTTACCTCAGCCCAGGCTTTGGGGGATCCCTATCACCGTTATAGCACGATCGACAGGGACAATTTCATCAATGCACCCCTGCTTGCCAATACCATCACCGATTCTCATTATACGCAACGCGACAGGCAAGGCAGGCATATCTCCTGGCTGGCCAGGATGATGAAGGATTGGGGCATGACAACTGTAAGGGGAATTGGGGTGGATGAGCAAACAGCGGTTTGTGTGGAGGCAAATGGCCTTGCCAAAGTTTACGGTACCAATAAAGCCTATTTCCTCAGCAATAACGGCCTTGGCGCTGAAACCTGCCTGTCCAGGACCAGTCTCACCTGGAACCGGAACCAACAAGCGGTAAGGGCTTATGCCATTACCGGTTCAGCAACAGGCAATGGTAGTGTTGACCTGAATACCTGGAATAGTTTCAGTGGCGGTACTGCTTATTTCTACTTCGTGAACAACGGCACCCTTGCACAGAATTGA
- a CDS encoding NUDIX hydrolase has product MGNIPPGIKKTAVLCVLKNGKHFLLLKRLKQPNQNMFTPVGGKLDPFEDPNTAAYRETREETGIHVEAFRYCGVLVESAPNDYNWSSFVYLAEIDLIAPPPCPEGELHWIAFDEVLDVPTPTTDWFIYKYLLEGRPFMLNAIYDDKGALTSMREEIANEEVFPGK; this is encoded by the coding sequence ATGGGCAATATACCCCCTGGCATAAAAAAGACCGCTGTACTTTGTGTTTTAAAGAACGGCAAGCATTTCCTCCTGCTCAAGAGGCTGAAGCAGCCGAATCAAAACATGTTTACCCCGGTTGGTGGAAAGCTGGACCCATTTGAAGACCCCAATACTGCAGCATACCGGGAAACAAGGGAAGAAACAGGCATCCATGTGGAAGCCTTTCGCTACTGCGGGGTATTGGTGGAATCAGCCCCCAATGATTACAACTGGTCAAGCTTTGTTTACCTCGCTGAAATAGACCTGATCGCACCTCCCCCCTGCCCTGAAGGAGAACTGCACTGGATTGCATTTGATGAAGTGCTGGATGTTCCTACCCCAACAACAGACTGGTTCATTTACAAATACCTCCTCGAAGGACGCCCCTTCATGCTCAACGCTATTTATGATGATAAAGGCGCACTCACCAGCATGCGCGAAGAGATCGCCAACGAAGAAGTATTCCCTGGGAAATAG
- a CDS encoding VOC family protein — MNQDPQPFQGIDTIILKVSDINRSLQWYRDQLGFACTWHDPEMKLAVMDPGGSTSLTIWETGEPTHEGGNGKAFPIFRCEDAAKARALLIDRGISAGELEDDENVCWFQFRDPDGNVLEACQVKTDLNLS, encoded by the coding sequence ATGAATCAAGATCCACAACCCTTCCAGGGTATTGATACCATCATCCTTAAAGTGAGCGACATCAACCGCTCACTCCAATGGTATCGTGACCAGTTGGGATTTGCCTGCACCTGGCACGATCCTGAGATGAAACTAGCCGTGATGGACCCGGGAGGTTCAACCAGCCTCACCATCTGGGAAACAGGTGAACCAACCCATGAAGGGGGCAACGGAAAGGCATTTCCCATCTTCAGGTGTGAAGATGCCGCGAAGGCCCGCGCCCTCCTGATCGATCGCGGCATATCGGCAGGCGAGCTGGAGGATGATGAAAATGTTTGCTGGTTCCAGTTCCGGGATCCCGATGGCAACGTATTGGAAGCCTGCCAGGTGAAGACTGACCTCAACCTTTCCTAA
- a CDS encoding MFS transporter: MLQNTLAYFSHRPSRSVGFLFAVSSLLLGIWVAAIPQIKARLGLTDATLGLSLLLAPAGALTGVVISPRVFKRMEVGRWLFIGHFIYCLVFLAQVMAISPLMFWVALYFTGLLGFLNGVSTNAVVDLLESRYNRRIMSTSHGMYSLGGGLSAGLAAVFYSLHIPYPFQILIVACIIMLVLLLMRNHLLSYHDIITSDSSFQLPSGSLIGLAFICFVTFMGEGCVADWSAIYLKESLGSSKAVAGLGFAGFSVAMALGRLNGDNWIPRVGSKRMAITGSLVAAAGFLLAIGIPSIYAAIAGFTLIGLGFSCIVPILFSTAARVPGVNAVTGISAVATGGLIGFLAGPSMIGLVAEEYTVAAGLSIVFFLAILAAFTALRNKFLTNKAEVTASVQYPDQIL, encoded by the coding sequence ATGTTACAGAACACCCTGGCCTATTTCAGCCACCGGCCCAGCAGGTCTGTGGGCTTCCTTTTCGCCGTCAGCAGCTTGTTGCTCGGCATCTGGGTAGCAGCTATCCCGCAGATCAAAGCCAGACTGGGACTGACCGATGCCACTTTGGGATTATCCCTGTTATTGGCACCGGCAGGGGCACTGACAGGGGTAGTGATCTCCCCCCGGGTATTCAAAAGGATGGAAGTAGGCCGTTGGTTGTTCATAGGCCATTTCATTTATTGCCTGGTATTCCTTGCCCAGGTGATGGCCATCAGTCCACTCATGTTTTGGGTGGCCCTCTATTTCACAGGATTACTCGGATTCCTGAATGGCGTTTCCACCAATGCGGTGGTCGACCTTCTGGAAAGCAGGTATAATCGCCGAATCATGAGTACCAGCCATGGCATGTACAGCCTTGGCGGTGGATTGAGTGCCGGGTTGGCTGCAGTCTTCTATTCCCTGCATATCCCCTACCCCTTCCAGATACTGATCGTTGCCTGCATCATCATGCTGGTCCTCCTGCTCATGCGCAATCACTTATTATCCTATCACGATATCATCACTTCCGATTCTTCTTTCCAGTTGCCGTCCGGTAGCCTCATAGGCCTTGCCTTCATCTGCTTCGTCACTTTTATGGGCGAGGGCTGTGTTGCAGACTGGAGTGCCATCTACCTGAAAGAATCACTGGGCAGCAGTAAGGCTGTGGCTGGTTTGGGGTTTGCAGGCTTCTCTGTGGCCATGGCATTAGGAAGGCTCAATGGAGACAACTGGATCCCCAGGGTTGGAAGCAAGCGCATGGCCATAACCGGTAGTTTGGTTGCCGCTGCAGGATTCCTGCTGGCCATAGGCATTCCTTCCATTTATGCTGCCATAGCCGGCTTTACCCTGATCGGATTAGGATTCAGTTGCATCGTGCCTATCCTTTTCAGTACCGCAGCCAGGGTTCCCGGCGTAAATGCCGTGACTGGTATCTCTGCTGTGGCAACAGGTGGACTCATCGGTTTCCTGGCAGGCCCTTCCATGATAGGCCTGGTAGCTGAGGAATATACTGTTGCTGCTGGCCTGTCCATTGTTTTCTTCCTCGCCATACTGGCTGCCTTTACTGCATTACGCAACAAGTTCCTCACCAATAAAGCGGAAGTAACTGCATCCGTTCAATACCCCGACCAGATCCTTTGA
- a CDS encoding glycoside hydrolase family 130 protein: protein MKIQAGLPIAAMIMAGLTAHAQVPVKAPVNVFTKHQVNPIMRADAGPVFWCPVKKDSVHWQKADVFNPAAIIKDNKVYLLFRAEDNPAAHLGGRTSRIGLAVSEDGVHFKSFPEPVLFPDTSNGYKWDYPGGCEDPRVAATEDGQYIMTYTSWDQQVARLTVAISADLRNWAKTGPAFAKAYGGKFLHQWSKSGSPLTIMKNGQQVLARINGKYWMYWGEHFVNLAWSENLADWYPLLDEKGELLRIAETRKGYFDSELTECGPPALITDKGIYLYINGKNAENDNASKSLPKGMYAVGLMVFDPGDPKKLLYRSDQPLLQPSLPHEITGQYKAGTTFAEGLVYFKGKWHLYYGTADSFVGLAICE from the coding sequence ATGAAGATCCAAGCCGGTTTACCAATAGCAGCCATGATCATGGCCGGGCTTACTGCCCATGCACAAGTGCCAGTGAAAGCGCCAGTCAATGTATTCACCAAACACCAGGTCAATCCCATCATGCGGGCAGATGCAGGGCCGGTATTCTGGTGCCCGGTGAAAAAGGATAGTGTGCACTGGCAAAAAGCGGATGTCTTCAACCCGGCAGCGATCATCAAGGACAATAAAGTTTACCTGCTCTTTCGCGCGGAAGACAATCCGGCTGCCCACCTGGGCGGGAGGACATCGCGGATAGGCCTTGCCGTTAGCGAGGACGGCGTGCATTTCAAATCCTTTCCAGAGCCCGTATTGTTTCCTGATACATCAAATGGTTACAAATGGGATTACCCGGGCGGATGTGAAGACCCAAGGGTGGCCGCCACGGAAGACGGGCAGTATATCATGACCTATACCAGCTGGGACCAGCAGGTAGCCAGGCTTACCGTGGCCATTTCAGCGGACCTTAGGAACTGGGCCAAAACAGGACCGGCATTTGCGAAAGCATATGGCGGAAAATTCCTGCACCAATGGTCCAAATCTGGATCCCCGCTGACCATCATGAAAAACGGGCAGCAGGTATTGGCCAGGATCAATGGCAAGTACTGGATGTATTGGGGGGAACATTTTGTGAACCTTGCCTGGTCGGAGAACCTCGCCGACTGGTACCCTTTGCTGGATGAAAAGGGCGAACTGCTACGCATAGCCGAAACCCGTAAAGGCTACTTCGACAGCGAACTCACAGAATGTGGCCCGCCTGCCCTTATCACGGACAAAGGCATTTACCTGTATATCAACGGCAAGAATGCAGAGAACGACAATGCCAGCAAATCCCTTCCAAAAGGCATGTATGCAGTGGGATTAATGGTGTTTGATCCCGGTGACCCTAAAAAATTACTGTACAGGTCAGACCAGCCTTTGCTTCAGCCTTCCCTTCCCCATGAGATCACCGGGCAATACAAGGCAGGAACTACCTTTGCCGAAGGACTGGTCTATTTCAAGGGCAAATGGCACCTCTATTATGGCACGGCAGATTCTTTTGTAGGACTTGCCATATGTGAATAA
- the rnhA gene encoding ribonuclease HI, with protein sequence MTHHELIIYTDGASRGNPGPGGYGVILKWGTREKELSQGYRLTTNNRMELLAVIAGLEALTKKGVPIVIYSDSQYVVNAVQKGWLKKWISTNFAGGKKNKDLWLRYARLAEDHAVRFVWVKGHADNAYNNRCDKLATTAADGKDLLVDEGYESENS encoded by the coding sequence ATGACACATCACGAACTGATCATATACACAGATGGCGCCAGCAGGGGAAATCCCGGCCCGGGAGGTTATGGCGTAATCCTGAAATGGGGCACCCGGGAAAAGGAACTATCACAGGGCTACCGGCTCACCACCAATAACCGGATGGAATTATTGGCCGTAATAGCCGGTCTTGAAGCCCTTACCAAAAAAGGCGTACCAATAGTCATTTACAGCGATAGCCAATATGTGGTGAATGCCGTGCAGAAAGGATGGCTGAAAAAATGGATCAGTACCAATTTCGCAGGTGGCAAGAAAAACAAGGACCTCTGGCTAAGGTATGCCCGCCTTGCAGAAGATCATGCCGTAAGGTTTGTATGGGTCAAGGGTCATGCGGACAATGCCTACAATAACCGCTGCGACAAACTAGCCACGACTGCAGCAGATGGGAAAGACCTGCTGGTAGACGAGGGATATGAAAGTGAAAACAGCTAG
- a CDS encoding PhzF family phenazine biosynthesis protein, whose translation MELNIYVADAFVDKPFSGNPAAVILLREWLSEPLMQQIAMENNLSETAYLVKEGEHYRIRWFTPGVEVNLCGHATLAASHILFEELGIEGDTLLFTSKSGELKVSRSAEGLTLDFPSNPPEMIGVPAGLFEGLRISEGLVFKTSFDYMVLLGSQKEVEALDPDFTSLAGFGGRGIICTAKGDEADFVSRCFYPQSGINEDPVTGSAHTIMVPFWAAQLNKTSLQAKQLSQRGGSLSCALKGDRVLMTGKARTYLKGTIFIE comes from the coding sequence ATGGAATTAAACATCTATGTAGCTGATGCTTTTGTTGATAAGCCCTTTAGTGGCAACCCGGCGGCAGTGATCCTGCTCAGGGAATGGCTGAGTGAGCCCCTGATGCAGCAGATCGCCATGGAAAACAACTTGAGTGAAACCGCCTACCTGGTGAAGGAAGGGGAACACTACCGCATCCGCTGGTTTACACCTGGTGTGGAAGTGAATCTTTGCGGCCATGCCACCCTTGCGGCCTCACATATCCTATTTGAGGAATTGGGCATTGAAGGCGACACCCTGCTATTCACCAGTAAGAGTGGCGAATTGAAGGTATCACGTTCAGCGGAAGGGCTTACACTCGATTTTCCATCCAATCCACCTGAAATGATCGGGGTGCCAGCCGGCCTCTTCGAAGGATTACGGATCAGCGAAGGGCTGGTATTTAAGACCAGTTTCGACTACATGGTACTGTTAGGAAGCCAAAAGGAAGTAGAGGCACTTGATCCCGATTTCACCTCCCTGGCCGGATTTGGGGGAAGGGGCATCATCTGCACGGCAAAGGGGGATGAAGCAGATTTTGTGAGCAGGTGTTTCTATCCCCAGAGTGGCATAAATGAAGATCCCGTAACGGGTTCAGCGCACACCATAATGGTTCCCTTCTGGGCCGCACAACTGAATAAAACTTCCCTTCAGGCCAAACAGCTATCACAACGTGGTGGTTCCTTATCTTGCGCCCTTAAAGGTGACAGGGTCCTGATGACAGGAAAGGCCCGCACCTACCTAAAGGGAACAATATTCATTGAATGA